In the Acidobacteriota bacterium genome, one interval contains:
- a CDS encoding acetyl-CoA C-acyltransferase, with protein MKEAVIVSAVRTAVGKALKGTLAYTRPDDFGAVCLKAAIDRAPGLDPKEIEDVIIGCAMPEAEQGMNVARIASFRAGLPNSVSAVTVNRFCSSGLQAIAYAAERVMVGSSEVILAGGIESMSLIPMGGHKISPNPWLVDNYPDAYLSMGLVAERLAKNYEISRAQQDEFSYLSHQRASAAIAAGKFKDEIVPVTVKHTSLNAKGKKVVTETVFDTDEGPRADTSVAALAKLKPAFHAAGSVTAGNSSQMSDGAAACIVMSSQKAKALGLKPLARFVAYATAGVPPEDMGIGPVYAIPKALKLAGLTLDDIKVIDLNEAFASQALSVMKELNLDPERVNVNGGAIALGHPLGCTGAKLTASVINEVKRRGGGYGMVTMCVGGGMGAAGIFEVFA; from the coding sequence ATGAAAGAAGCTGTTATTGTATCCGCCGTTCGAACGGCGGTTGGAAAAGCACTCAAAGGCACACTCGCCTATACCCGCCCGGATGATTTTGGCGCAGTATGTTTGAAAGCCGCGATTGATCGCGCCCCCGGTCTGGATCCAAAAGAGATTGAAGACGTCATCATTGGTTGTGCCATGCCCGAAGCTGAGCAGGGAATGAACGTGGCCCGGATCGCGTCATTTCGCGCCGGGCTGCCAAACAGTGTCAGTGCGGTCACGGTCAACCGGTTTTGTTCCTCAGGATTACAGGCCATTGCCTATGCCGCGGAACGAGTCATGGTTGGAAGTTCAGAGGTCATTCTGGCTGGCGGAATCGAAAGCATGTCCTTGATTCCAATGGGCGGTCATAAAATCTCGCCCAACCCGTGGCTGGTTGACAACTACCCGGATGCCTACCTGTCAATGGGCCTGGTTGCCGAACGACTGGCCAAGAACTATGAAATTTCACGTGCCCAACAGGATGAGTTTTCATACCTCAGCCACCAGCGGGCCAGCGCGGCGATTGCGGCTGGAAAGTTCAAAGATGAAATTGTGCCGGTGACCGTCAAGCACACATCGCTCAACGCCAAAGGAAAAAAAGTCGTCACCGAAACCGTCTTCGACACCGATGAAGGTCCACGCGCCGACACCTCGGTTGCCGCACTGGCGAAACTCAAACCAGCATTCCATGCGGCAGGCAGCGTAACTGCGGGAAATTCCTCACAAATGAGTGACGGAGCCGCCGCCTGCATTGTAATGTCATCACAGAAGGCCAAAGCGCTGGGACTCAAACCCCTGGCACGCTTTGTGGCTTACGCCACAGCCGGTGTGCCACCTGAAGATATGGGCATCGGCCCAGTCTATGCGATTCCGAAAGCCCTCAAACTTGCCGGACTGACACTCGACGACATCAAAGTCATTGATTTGAACGAAGCCTTCGCCTCACAGGCGCTTTCAGTGATGAAAGAACTCAACCTTGATCCAGAGCGGGTCAATGTCAATGGCGGCGCGATTGCCCTTGGCCACCCGTTGGGCTGTACGGGGGCCAAACTTACCGCTTCGGTCATCAACGAAGTCAAACGGCGGGGCGGCGGGTATGGAATGGTCACCATGTGTGTCGGCGGCGGAATGGGTGCGGCAGGCATTTTCGAAGTCTTTGCGTGA
- a CDS encoding acyl-CoA dehydrogenase family protein, whose amino-acid sequence MPAASKSEKTFVKGGSFLIQPTAPADVFTPEDFTEEQLMIGKTTNDFIQNEVMPLLPQLEKQSQTQNFDLTVSLIRKAGELGLLAGDIPAKYEGLELDKVCSMLMAEGVGVSGGFSVSIGGHTGIGTWPITFFGTPEQKAKYLPKLGTGELLAAYALSEPGSGSDALGARTRAVLSEDGKHYILNGSKMWITNAGFADIFIVFCKIDGDKFSCFIVPRDSEGLSTGKEEDKMGIHSSSTRLLILENVKVPVENLLGQIGKGHFIAFNCLNMGRFKLGASCCGASKAIIKHSVKYSSERHQFGKPIASFGAIKHKLSEMLVQTFATESMAYRAAGLIDQRLTGVDADDVQEIMDGIEEYAIECSIMKVYGSEAMDFCADEAVQIFGGYGFSEEYPVARFYRDSRINRIFEGTNEINRLLIPGMLLKKAMKGELPLMQAVKKIMEEVMSLPSFGEDEEETLFSLENKLVENAKKAGLFVAGVAVQKYMQKLNDQQEILMAISDITMDIYAMESMLLRTLKQVSRIGEAKSRDMIDATRIYINDAIGRIEQNARRVLPSLAEGDDLRMYLSVLKRYTKYTPINTISLRQRLADRALETGGYMI is encoded by the coding sequence ATGCCAGCCGCATCCAAGTCAGAGAAAACATTCGTCAAAGGCGGGAGTTTCCTTATCCAACCCACTGCTCCAGCCGATGTGTTCACCCCAGAAGATTTTACCGAAGAACAACTGATGATCGGCAAGACCACCAATGACTTCATTCAAAACGAAGTCATGCCCTTGCTCCCTCAGCTTGAAAAACAATCCCAAACCCAGAACTTTGACCTGACCGTGTCGCTGATCCGCAAAGCCGGGGAACTTGGCTTGCTGGCAGGTGACATTCCGGCCAAGTACGAAGGATTGGAACTTGACAAAGTGTGCTCCATGTTGATGGCCGAAGGCGTTGGCGTCTCCGGCGGCTTTTCTGTTTCCATTGGTGGCCACACTGGCATTGGCACCTGGCCGATTACCTTCTTTGGCACGCCAGAACAAAAAGCCAAGTACCTGCCCAAACTGGGCACTGGCGAACTGCTCGCCGCCTATGCCCTGTCTGAACCAGGCAGCGGCTCTGATGCCCTGGGTGCGCGCACCCGTGCCGTGCTGAGCGAAGATGGCAAACACTACATTTTGAACGGCAGCAAAATGTGGATCACCAACGCCGGGTTTGCCGATATCTTTATCGTCTTCTGCAAAATTGACGGCGACAAGTTTTCGTGCTTTATCGTCCCGCGTGACTCCGAAGGACTTTCAACTGGGAAAGAAGAAGACAAGATGGGGATTCACAGCTCATCAACCCGGTTGTTGATTTTGGAGAACGTCAAAGTGCCAGTCGAGAATCTCTTAGGCCAAATTGGCAAAGGGCACTTCATCGCATTTAACTGCCTCAATATGGGCCGGTTTAAACTGGGAGCAAGCTGCTGTGGCGCGTCCAAAGCCATCATCAAGCATTCGGTCAAATACAGCTCCGAACGCCATCAATTTGGCAAACCGATTGCCTCGTTTGGTGCGATTAAACACAAACTGTCGGAAATGCTGGTCCAGACATTTGCCACCGAATCCATGGCCTATCGGGCAGCCGGGTTGATTGACCAGCGCCTGACTGGCGTGGATGCCGATGATGTTCAAGAAATCATGGATGGCATCGAAGAATACGCCATTGAATGCTCGATTATGAAAGTCTATGGCTCGGAGGCGATGGACTTCTGTGCTGACGAAGCCGTGCAGATTTTTGGCGGCTACGGGTTCTCAGAAGAATACCCGGTGGCACGCTTCTATCGTGATTCCCGTATCAATCGGATTTTCGAAGGCACCAATGAAATCAACCGGTTGCTGATTCCAGGGATGCTGCTCAAGAAAGCCATGAAGGGCGAACTCCCCTTGATGCAGGCCGTCAAGAAAATCATGGAAGAAGTGATGTCGCTGCCTTCATTTGGGGAAGACGAAGAAGAAACCCTGTTCAGTCTCGAAAACAAGCTGGTTGAAAATGCCAAGAAAGCCGGCCTCTTTGTCGCTGGTGTGGCTGTCCAAAAGTACATGCAGAAGCTCAACGACCAGCAGGAAATCCTGATGGCCATCAGCGATATCACGATGGACATTTATGCGATGGAAAGCATGTTGTTGCGGACGCTCAAGCAGGTCAGCCGGATCGGCGAAGCCAAATCACGCGATATGATTGATGCCACCCGCATCTATATCAACGACGCGATTGGCCGCATCGAGCAAAATGCCCGCCGTGTACTGCCAAGCCTCGCGGAAGGCGATGACCTGCGGATGTACCTGTCGGTGCTCAAACGCTACACCAAGTACACCCCAATCAACACAATCAGCCTGCGTCAGCGCCTGGCCGACCGTGCCCTCGAAACAGGTGGATACATGATCTAG
- a CDS encoding DUF1877 family protein: MGIECYLRHITPHWLEQLTSDPKLGLQFVTAITPFVAEDQWKSMGIDTNDPQQIMDHLSMSGPVSAPLKHHLYEKQAVKAYLKQTFRDELLRGKLLDTHNAWDVIHAILSGTTELTGTTLDKVIKSGTKIGNDDNFNYGAPHFLTPAEVKAVYDAISPITKTEFRRRFDALSADEAELVYGFDQDETGFQQTWNVFRKVVDHYREAAEEGLAMLVFFG; encoded by the coding sequence ATGGGAATTGAGTGTTACCTGCGGCATATCACGCCGCACTGGTTGGAACAACTGACGTCTGACCCCAAGCTGGGGCTTCAATTTGTAACGGCCATCACACCGTTTGTGGCTGAAGATCAATGGAAATCAATGGGGATTGACACCAATGACCCCCAGCAGATTATGGACCACCTCTCAATGTCCGGCCCGGTTTCAGCACCACTCAAACACCACCTGTATGAGAAACAGGCGGTCAAAGCCTACTTAAAACAAACATTTAGAGATGAGTTGCTGCGGGGGAAATTGCTCGATACCCACAATGCCTGGGATGTGATTCACGCGATTTTGTCGGGCACGACCGAACTCACTGGAACGACTCTGGATAAGGTCATTAAGTCGGGCACGAAAATCGGAAATGATGATAATTTTAACTACGGCGCGCCGCATTTCTTGACACCGGCTGAAGTCAAAGCCGTGTACGACGCCATCAGCCCCATCACCAAAACTGAGTTTCGAAGACGGTTCGATGCGCTCTCTGCCGATGAAGCCGAACTCGTCTATGGGTTTGATCAAGACGAGACTGGATTTCAACAAACCTGGAATGTCTTTCGAAAAGTAGTGGACCATTACCGCGAAGCGGCTGAGGAAGGGCTGGCCATGCTCGTTTTCTTTGGCTAA
- the uppP gene encoding undecaprenyl-diphosphatase UppP, with amino-acid sequence MSLFEAILLGIIQGLTEFLPISSTAHLVIAIKLLHLDTRFSPEQLTAFEAVIQLGTLAAVLIYFAKDLKTITAAFFIDHLTYFQGKRESGQPALGPSAWLGWYIAIGTMPIVVIGLSFKKQIEGTLTKNLYVIAGAMVGLAIILAIAEMVGKRQRSVEHLTWIDAVLIGLAQACALIPGASRSGTTITASLFLGLNRESAARFSFLLSIPAVLAAGLLQFVKEYKYLDRDTLIAVAVSTLVSGISGYAAIAFLIRYLKTHTTIVFIAYRILVGAGIFLLLALKIIPPI; translated from the coding sequence ATGTCTCTTTTTGAAGCCATTCTCCTTGGGATCATCCAGGGCCTGACGGAATTTCTCCCCATCAGCAGTACTGCCCATCTGGTGATTGCGATCAAACTGTTGCATCTTGATACCAGATTTTCTCCCGAACAACTGACAGCGTTTGAAGCTGTGATCCAGCTTGGCACACTGGCTGCGGTTTTGATCTATTTCGCCAAAGACCTGAAAACCATCACGGCGGCTTTTTTCATTGACCACCTGACCTACTTTCAGGGAAAACGTGAATCGGGGCAACCCGCGCTTGGTCCATCAGCCTGGCTCGGCTGGTACATCGCAATTGGAACCATGCCGATTGTGGTGATTGGGCTCTCGTTTAAAAAACAGATTGAAGGCACACTCACTAAAAACCTGTATGTGATCGCCGGTGCGATGGTCGGGCTGGCGATCATCCTGGCAATTGCGGAGATGGTTGGAAAGCGCCAGCGGTCAGTGGAACACCTCACCTGGATTGATGCTGTCCTGATTGGATTGGCCCAGGCTTGTGCGTTGATTCCTGGCGCGTCACGGTCTGGAACCACGATTACGGCCAGTCTTTTCCTGGGGCTCAATCGAGAGTCGGCGGCCCGATTCTCGTTTCTGCTTTCGATTCCAGCCGTTCTGGCCGCTGGGCTGCTTCAGTTCGTCAAAGAATATAAATACCTGGATCGCGACACCCTGATTGCGGTGGCGGTTTCAACGCTTGTCTCCGGGATCAGCGGCTATGCGGCAATTGCCTTTTTGATTCGATATTTGAAAACCCATACCACGATTGTCTTTATTGCCTATCGGATTTTGGTCGGAGCTGGAATTTTCTTACTCCTGGCACTGAAAATAATTCCGCCAATTTAG
- a CDS encoding TonB-dependent receptor, which produces MSNWKGNLLHFIAAAFLITLAAVAPTLAQARATGGAIEGTVTDPTGAVVAGATVTVKNIQNGLEREVTTAEDGVYRIPALDVGTYDISIKVEGFAPQTVRTELLIGRTSVVNFSLTVGSSGGEIINVTADAASIVETTRTQQSANVNDRAIRELPVNGRNFLEFVRLTPGVNTDPRGGDISFGGLRGTANSLLIDGADNNNTFFGQTIGRTGSGRGPYQFSQSSVREFQVNTNSFSAEFGRAGGAVINVVTKSGTNEFHGDANIYFRDRSLNAEESIAKANRRPKPRNRIYQFGGTLGGPIAKDRAFFFFNYDGQRNTEPQPVILGVAPPSDPVSQAVANQLRAFTGNYDRKFDQDVFIGKVDWRINDKNQYSVRYNRQNFTGTNLENSGPQSALEHTGNSLVTTDTLTNQLTTIVKPNLINELRVLFSRDKEPGASNSTNPEADIRQGGIPILAIGRNNFSPRETTEKRFQVIDTMSYLRGAHNMKFGVDVVVNRIFNFFPGLFSGVYSFTSYADFADGKPGGGYRQAFAGEGTDGPISRPNSNEFAAFFQDDWSVTPRLKFYLGVRYDVQRKSEPPIANSDPQLAAFNISTKGINQDTNNFAPRLGFAWQPFDDGGKTVIRGGYGIFYGRTPSIMLGTAHTQNGISVRTLSFSGDNVPSYPGNFTTPPTTGVPATPSLYFFAKDYVDPMIHQGSFGIERELTKDLSLSVSWLMVRGVRQSRSRDINFSAPVSQLVNVRTSTAINFANGQPLGTLTGTLFIPRYGARPATRFDRLTQFESTGDSIYHGLVVALNKRFSQNFQGLISYTWSHAIDNKPDQTSVVVGVDDFKNQEDPLNTAAERGDGESDTRHRFVLSYSWDLAYARNLSNPVAKAILDGWSLSGILTATSGRPYSATVGGDLNGDRNARTDRAPGFSRNTFTTDNFVNVDMRLTRTINLTEKYRLQFFAEGFNLFNRFNVGTVNTNRLLFAVIQGTPTVAPNSTFGQPLTSLGARQFQLAARFVF; this is translated from the coding sequence ATGAGTAACTGGAAAGGGAACTTACTCCATTTCATCGCTGCTGCGTTTTTGATTACGTTGGCAGCAGTCGCTCCAACGTTGGCGCAGGCACGTGCCACCGGTGGGGCAATCGAAGGAACCGTGACGGATCCAACCGGCGCCGTGGTGGCCGGGGCCACCGTCACGGTCAAGAACATTCAAAACGGTTTGGAGCGTGAAGTTACAACCGCCGAAGATGGGGTGTACCGGATCCCGGCACTTGATGTCGGAACCTATGATATCTCGATCAAAGTGGAGGGCTTTGCACCTCAAACCGTCCGCACTGAATTGTTGATTGGAAGAACTTCCGTGGTCAACTTTTCACTGACGGTTGGTTCATCAGGTGGGGAAATCATCAATGTCACCGCCGACGCGGCATCAATTGTTGAAACCACCCGCACCCAGCAATCAGCCAACGTCAATGATCGAGCTATCCGCGAACTGCCGGTCAATGGTCGTAACTTTCTGGAATTCGTACGCTTAACACCAGGTGTGAACACCGACCCACGTGGCGGTGACATTTCCTTTGGGGGGTTACGCGGAACGGCCAACAGTCTGCTCATTGATGGGGCTGACAACAACAACACCTTCTTTGGACAGACGATTGGACGCACCGGGTCTGGGCGTGGTCCCTACCAGTTCAGCCAGAGCTCGGTCCGTGAATTTCAGGTCAACACTAACTCCTTCTCGGCTGAATTTGGTCGCGCGGGCGGAGCGGTGATCAATGTGGTGACCAAGTCCGGCACCAATGAATTTCACGGTGATGCCAATATCTACTTTCGTGACCGCTCGCTCAATGCTGAGGAATCAATTGCCAAAGCCAACCGCCGCCCCAAACCACGCAACCGGATTTATCAATTCGGTGGCACGCTGGGCGGGCCAATTGCGAAAGATCGGGCATTTTTCTTCTTCAACTATGATGGACAACGCAACACCGAACCACAACCGGTGATTCTTGGGGTGGCGCCACCGTCCGACCCGGTCTCTCAGGCAGTTGCCAACCAGTTGCGAGCCTTCACGGGCAACTATGACCGCAAATTTGACCAGGATGTGTTCATCGGAAAAGTTGACTGGCGGATCAATGACAAGAACCAGTATTCGGTTCGATACAACCGTCAGAACTTCACGGGGACCAACCTGGAAAATTCAGGTCCACAAAGCGCGCTTGAACACACCGGAAATTCACTGGTGACCACCGATACGTTAACCAATCAGTTGACCACCATCGTGAAGCCGAATCTGATTAATGAATTGCGAGTGCTCTTCTCTCGCGATAAAGAACCTGGTGCGTCCAACAGCACCAACCCGGAAGCTGACATTCGCCAGGGTGGTATTCCAATTCTGGCGATTGGGCGCAACAACTTCAGTCCGCGTGAAACGACTGAAAAGCGGTTTCAGGTTATTGACACCATGTCATATCTGCGTGGTGCCCATAATATGAAATTTGGTGTGGATGTCGTCGTCAACCGAATCTTCAACTTCTTCCCCGGTTTGTTTAGCGGGGTGTATAGCTTCACCAGCTATGCCGATTTCGCTGACGGTAAACCCGGTGGCGGATATCGCCAGGCATTTGCCGGTGAAGGTACCGATGGCCCAATTTCACGGCCAAACAGCAATGAATTTGCCGCTTTTTTCCAGGATGACTGGTCAGTGACCCCACGGTTGAAGTTTTACCTGGGCGTTCGGTATGACGTTCAGCGCAAATCGGAACCGCCCATTGCCAACTCAGACCCTCAACTCGCGGCATTTAATATTTCAACCAAGGGCATCAACCAGGATACCAATAACTTTGCCCCACGTCTCGGCTTTGCCTGGCAACCCTTTGATGATGGTGGCAAAACGGTTATCCGTGGCGGGTATGGCATTTTTTATGGTCGCACGCCGTCAATTATGCTGGGAACAGCCCACACCCAAAATGGAATCAGCGTCCGGACATTGAGCTTTAGTGGTGATAATGTGCCGTCCTACCCAGGGAATTTTACGACACCGCCAACGACAGGCGTGCCGGCAACACCATCGCTGTATTTCTTTGCCAAAGATTATGTTGACCCAATGATTCACCAGGGAAGTTTTGGCATTGAACGTGAATTGACCAAAGACCTGTCACTGTCAGTGTCATGGTTGATGGTGCGCGGCGTGCGTCAATCCCGAAGCCGTGATATCAACTTCAGCGCCCCGGTATCACAACTGGTCAACGTCCGAACCAGTACTGCAATCAATTTTGCCAACGGTCAGCCGTTGGGAACCTTGACCGGAACACTGTTTATTCCACGCTATGGAGCTCGCCCAGCCACCCGGTTTGATCGCCTGACGCAGTTTGAAAGCACTGGCGATTCGATCTATCACGGGCTGGTGGTCGCGCTCAACAAACGCTTTAGCCAGAACTTCCAGGGATTGATTTCCTACACCTGGTCACACGCAATTGATAACAAACCGGACCAGACTTCAGTTGTGGTTGGGGTGGATGATTTCAAAAATCAGGAAGATCCGCTCAATACTGCGGCTGAACGTGGCGATGGGGAGTCAGACACCCGTCATCGGTTTGTGTTGAGCTACTCGTGGGATCTGGCCTATGCCCGCAACTTGAGCAACCCGGTTGCCAAAGCAATTCTCGATGGATGGTCATTGAGCGGAATCCTGACGGCAACTTCAGGCCGCCCATATTCAGCCACCGTCGGAGGTGATTTGAATGGCGACCGCAACGCCCGTACTGACCGGGCCCCAGGGTTTAGCCGCAATACGTTTACAACCGATAACTTTGTGAATGTTGATATGCGTCTGACTCGAACCATCAACCTGACGGAAAAGTATCGCCTCCAGTTCTTTGCTGAAGGCTTTAACTTGTTCAATCGATTTAACGTCGGTACCGTCAACACCAACCGGCTGCTGTTTGCCGTGATTCAAGGCACGCCAACCGTGGCGCCAAACAGCACTTTTGGTCAACCACTCACCAGCCTCGGCGCTCGCCAGTTCCAACTGGCCGCCCGGTTTGTGTTTTAA
- a CDS encoding FAD-dependent oxidoreductase — MTESVLSSIPKYEVVVVGAGIAGLTTAALLQKEGIQTLLLEAHDKVGGCAGYFFHKGYTFDAGATVIIGLDPEGLHSYVFQQLGVVAPESTLIECVTVHLPDRTVNLWHDQGKWERERIDQFARTPDEARRLATFWEQVDTTADVLWRMTAKQPVLPIRGIGDLISNLRLVSPDVVWLLPTVISTFGDILRRHQLSDHRELRAFLDGLLLITTQETTDRAPFYNAAAGIDLYRHGIRRAKGGMKTLVRTLSEAYRSLGGTIKFRQKVTEIVPQPQSGYVVKTREGLIVEAKKVVANIPIWNVPQLVKADLPSTFPHALKKADIGWGAFTLYLGVDESVIPSGSALNHQVLQRYGEPFKDANSCFLSLSESGDLRSAPAGKQTLVVSTHTEVSTWYNLSLEDYIQRKQALTKHTLTAVRKAFPDIDRGLEVVLPGTPITFENYTSRERGMVGGLRTQLTNSNLLAISSDIGLKDFWLVGDTTFPGQGTMACTLSGINAWRDICKRR; from the coding sequence ATGACTGAATCTGTCCTCAGTTCCATTCCAAAATATGAAGTTGTGGTGGTTGGCGCCGGCATAGCCGGGTTAACGACGGCGGCTTTGCTTCAGAAAGAAGGAATTCAAACGCTTTTGCTTGAAGCCCACGATAAAGTTGGTGGCTGCGCCGGATATTTTTTTCACAAGGGATATACGTTCGATGCGGGAGCCACCGTCATCATCGGACTTGATCCAGAGGGGCTGCATTCCTATGTATTTCAACAGCTTGGGGTAGTAGCACCTGAATCTACATTGATTGAGTGCGTGACAGTTCATCTTCCTGACCGAACCGTGAATTTGTGGCACGATCAAGGGAAATGGGAACGCGAACGAATTGATCAATTTGCCCGCACACCTGACGAAGCCCGCCGACTGGCGACCTTTTGGGAACAGGTGGATACCACGGCTGATGTGCTCTGGCGAATGACCGCAAAACAACCAGTATTGCCAATTCGAGGCATTGGAGATCTGATTTCCAATCTTCGGCTGGTTTCACCCGATGTGGTGTGGCTTCTTCCAACGGTAATCTCCACCTTTGGTGACATTTTGCGCCGCCATCAATTGAGCGACCACCGGGAACTTCGAGCCTTTCTGGATGGATTGCTTCTGATTACCACTCAAGAAACCACAGATCGTGCTCCGTTTTATAATGCTGCCGCTGGCATTGATCTGTATCGGCATGGGATTCGGCGGGCAAAAGGTGGGATGAAAACACTGGTCCGAACCCTGTCGGAGGCGTATCGAAGCCTGGGCGGCACCATCAAATTTCGCCAGAAAGTCACTGAAATCGTGCCTCAGCCTCAAAGTGGATATGTGGTGAAAACCCGCGAAGGGCTGATTGTTGAAGCGAAAAAGGTGGTTGCCAACATTCCGATTTGGAACGTCCCTCAACTCGTCAAAGCTGATCTTCCTTCCACTTTTCCACATGCATTAAAAAAGGCTGACATTGGTTGGGGCGCCTTTACCCTGTATCTCGGAGTTGACGAGTCGGTTATTCCCTCAGGAAGTGCCCTCAATCATCAGGTGCTGCAACGCTATGGCGAGCCGTTCAAGGATGCCAATAGTTGTTTTCTCTCGCTGAGTGAATCAGGTGATCTCCGTTCAGCCCCAGCCGGGAAACAAACACTCGTCGTCTCAACCCATACGGAAGTCAGTACCTGGTATAATCTTTCACTCGAAGATTACATCCAGCGCAAACAGGCATTGACCAAACACACCCTGACCGCCGTCCGAAAGGCTTTTCCAGATATTGATCGTGGATTGGAAGTTGTGCTTCCTGGAACGCCGATTACCTTTGAAAACTACACCAGTCGTGAACGAGGGATGGTTGGCGGATTGCGAACTCAGTTGACCAACAGCAACTTGCTGGCGATTTCATCGGATATCGGATTAAAAGATTTTTGGCTGGTTGGGGATACCACGTTTCCGGGGCAGGGAACAATGGCCTGTACCTTGAGCGGGATCAATGCCTGGCGGGATATTTGTAAGAGGCGTTAG
- a CDS encoding serine hydrolase produces the protein MRNPGRLLGAGVLSTVLLIGGTAPTFAYVQKEKLTASATVAATPEVIAKIDKILSEVYPANTPGAAVLISKDGKVLFRKGYGLADVEKKVPVQPDMIFRLGSITKQFTAAGILLLVEQGKISLDDEITKFLPEYPTRGKKITIEHLLTHTSGIKSYTGMGGFRAKMQQDTTPIELVDFFKNEPMDFDPGTEWRYNNSGYVLLGVIIEKVSGKSYGQYVHDHIFKPLGMKHSFYGTEEASVPNRALGHSGGGKEFTYSAPMSMTLPYAAGALLSNVDDLAIWNRAMASGKLLKPATWKRAFTPYVLSNEKPTTYGYGLELEQLHGEEVIQHGGGINGFVTMAYWLPKQNIFIAILTNSDSAEVDPSFVTRKVAAHLIGKPYKEYTAITLDAKKLDEFVGVYQISNSATRTITRQGNQLYAQRTGGQKMEISPASDNEVFYKNSFTVLKFVRDEAGKIVKMIKIDEKGEEPAVKTDQPVPKEREVAKVDPAIYDAYVGEYELAPGFVLTVTRDGGKLLTQATGQQQLEIFPESETKFFLKVVDAQLTFVKDADGKVNQVILHQGGRNMPAKRIK, from the coding sequence ATGAGGAATCCAGGTCGCCTCTTGGGCGCAGGCGTGTTGTCCACAGTCCTTTTGATTGGAGGCACTGCCCCAACATTTGCTTATGTTCAAAAAGAAAAGCTGACTGCCAGTGCCACAGTTGCTGCAACACCAGAAGTTATTGCAAAAATTGATAAAATTCTGTCGGAAGTGTATCCAGCCAATACACCGGGTGCGGCTGTTCTTATTTCCAAAGATGGGAAAGTTCTTTTCCGAAAAGGATATGGTTTGGCGGATGTTGAAAAGAAGGTCCCGGTTCAACCAGATATGATTTTCAGACTGGGGTCAATCACCAAGCAGTTTACAGCGGCTGGAATCCTGTTGCTGGTTGAACAGGGAAAAATTTCACTGGATGACGAAATTACCAAATTTCTTCCAGAGTACCCCACTCGTGGGAAAAAAATCACCATTGAACATTTGTTGACCCATACTTCTGGGATTAAGAGCTACACCGGGATGGGGGGATTTCGCGCAAAAATGCAGCAAGATACGACCCCGATTGAACTGGTTGATTTTTTTAAGAATGAGCCGATGGATTTCGACCCCGGCACTGAGTGGCGATACAACAACTCAGGCTATGTGTTGCTTGGGGTTATCATCGAAAAGGTTTCTGGCAAGTCCTATGGGCAATATGTCCACGACCATATCTTTAAACCATTGGGAATGAAGCATTCCTTTTATGGGACTGAAGAAGCATCTGTTCCAAATCGTGCACTGGGTCATTCTGGTGGTGGCAAAGAATTTACCTATTCCGCCCCCATGAGCATGACGTTGCCCTATGCGGCAGGGGCCTTATTGTCAAATGTTGATGATCTGGCCATCTGGAACCGTGCCATGGCGTCTGGAAAACTGCTTAAACCAGCTACATGGAAACGGGCATTTACACCTTATGTTCTCAGTAATGAAAAGCCGACGACCTATGGCTATGGACTGGAGCTTGAGCAACTTCACGGTGAAGAGGTGATTCAGCATGGTGGAGGCATCAATGGGTTTGTCACGATGGCGTACTGGCTACCTAAGCAAAATATTTTCATTGCCATTCTGACCAATTCGGATAGTGCTGAAGTAGACCCTTCTTTTGTGACCCGTAAGGTTGCCGCGCATCTCATCGGCAAACCGTACAAGGAATACACGGCGATCACACTGGATGCTAAAAAGCTGGATGAATTCGTTGGCGTGTACCAGATTTCAAACAGTGCCACGCGAACTATCACCCGCCAGGGAAATCAACTGTATGCCCAACGCACTGGCGGGCAAAAAATGGAAATTTCCCCAGCTTCTGACAATGAAGTTTTTTATAAAAACTCGTTCACGGTACTCAAATTTGTTCGGGATGAAGCCGGGAAGATCGTCAAAATGATCAAAATTGATGAAAAAGGTGAAGAACCAGCGGTCAAGACTGACCAACCGGTTCCGAAAGAGCGGGAAGTCGCCAAAGTTGATCCAGCCATCTATGATGCGTATGTCGGTGAATATGAACTGGCACCCGGCTTTGTGCTGACCGTGACACGAGACGGCGGCAAACTGTTGACCCAGGCCACCGGACAACAGCAGTTAGAGATTTTCCCTGAATCCGAAACCAAATTTTTCCTGAAAGTCGTGGATGCTCAACTGACCTTCGTCAAAGATGCTGACGGGAAGGTCAATCAGGTGATTCTCCATCAAGGCGGACGGAATATGCCCGCGAAGCGAATTAAGTAA